In bacterium, one DNA window encodes the following:
- a CDS encoding heterodisulfide reductase-related iron-sulfur binding cluster: MLNWSGRIALVLLILAALAWFLWQIALRIRLVRLGRREPVRWDHPLERLLWMAGRVVVQICAVKDRPLTGVLHALIFWGFLFFTVATINHVGQAFTPGFSILGHNWFADAWFLGVDLAALLTLAGVLGLAVRRYLLRPAGITLPQPISRSPHSAIVLSLIAGLMITYLLNQAAEQLLNGAPPFAWMPVSTRLAPLFAGLSADALGVWNSLLWWSHLLMVLGFLVFIPGSKHLHLLSGPVNLFFRSREPIGTLQPIDFEKSEQFGAATLPHYPWKNISDFFSCIDCGRCQDVCPAFATGKALSPKVVMMSQRKYALTEAQRLLAGVEPSAPILGSALSDAEIWACTTCGACMEVCPVRNEHIPALVDLRRNRVMMESTFPQELQTAFRGLETNGNPWNAGSGSRMEWAEGLNVPVMAAAGEVDYLWFVGCAGAFDERARAVSRSLAAVLNHAGVRYGVLGLEEKCCGDPARRAGNEYLFQTMAMENIQILQQYQFKILLTSCPHGMHLFGEEYARLGARYEVVHHTTLIQQLLTEGRIRLNGESGQSVTWHDSCYLGRYHALYDAPRAVLARLNGAPPVEMAHSRAQSFCCGGGGARMFMEESEGTRINHHRIGEAAENGAAIVASGCPFCLAMLDDGIKEKGWTEKLLARDLAQLVAERLAD; encoded by the coding sequence GTGCTCAACTGGAGCGGCAGAATCGCGTTGGTCCTCCTCATTCTGGCGGCGCTGGCCTGGTTCCTGTGGCAAATTGCGCTGAGGATTCGTCTGGTCCGTCTCGGCCGCCGGGAGCCGGTGCGCTGGGACCACCCCCTCGAGCGGCTGTTGTGGATGGCTGGACGGGTGGTGGTGCAAATCTGCGCGGTCAAGGATCGCCCCTTGACGGGCGTGCTGCACGCGCTGATTTTCTGGGGATTCCTCTTTTTCACCGTGGCTACCATCAATCATGTCGGCCAGGCCTTCACTCCCGGTTTTTCGATCCTCGGCCACAACTGGTTTGCCGACGCGTGGTTTCTTGGTGTGGACCTTGCCGCCCTCCTCACCCTGGCGGGTGTCCTGGGGCTGGCGGTTCGCCGTTATCTGCTCCGGCCCGCCGGCATCACCCTGCCCCAACCGATCTCGCGTTCCCCGCATAGCGCCATCGTTCTCTCCCTGATCGCGGGGCTGATGATCACTTACCTGCTTAATCAGGCCGCCGAGCAGCTCCTCAACGGGGCACCCCCTTTTGCCTGGATGCCGGTTTCCACCCGATTAGCCCCCCTGTTCGCCGGCTTGTCGGCCGACGCCCTTGGCGTGTGGAACAGCCTTTTGTGGTGGTCGCACCTCCTTATGGTGCTCGGCTTTCTGGTCTTCATCCCGGGGTCCAAGCATCTACACCTCCTCTCCGGACCGGTCAACCTCTTTTTCCGCAGCCGTGAGCCAATCGGCACCCTGCAGCCCATCGATTTCGAAAAGAGCGAACAATTCGGTGCTGCAACCCTGCCGCACTATCCCTGGAAGAACATCAGCGACTTTTTCTCCTGCATCGACTGCGGCCGCTGCCAGGATGTCTGCCCGGCTTTTGCCACTGGAAAGGCGCTCTCACCAAAGGTGGTGATGATGAGCCAGCGAAAATACGCCCTCACCGAGGCGCAGCGCTTGCTGGCAGGCGTGGAGCCCTCCGCACCGATACTGGGGAGCGCACTCAGCGATGCGGAGATCTGGGCCTGTACCACGTGCGGGGCCTGCATGGAGGTCTGCCCGGTGCGCAACGAACACATCCCCGCCCTTGTCGATCTTCGCCGCAACCGGGTGATGATGGAAAGCACCTTTCCCCAAGAGTTGCAGACGGCCTTCCGCGGCCTCGAAACCAACGGTAATCCCTGGAACGCCGGAAGCGGCAGCCGCATGGAGTGGGCCGAGGGATTGAATGTGCCGGTGATGGCCGCCGCGGGGGAGGTCGACTATCTCTGGTTTGTCGGCTGCGCCGGTGCCTTCGATGAGCGGGCCAGGGCGGTTTCGCGCAGCTTGGCAGCCGTTCTGAACCATGCCGGCGTCCGTTATGGGGTGCTCGGCCTGGAGGAAAAATGCTGCGGTGATCCGGCCCGGCGCGCTGGTAATGAGTATCTCTTCCAGACCATGGCCATGGAGAACATTCAGATCTTGCAGCAGTACCAATTCAAGATCCTTCTGACCTCCTGTCCGCATGGGATGCATCTTTTTGGCGAGGAGTATGCCCGGCTGGGCGCGCGGTATGAGGTGGTGCACCACACCACCCTCATCCAGCAGCTGCTGACGGAGGGTAGAATCCGCTTGAATGGGGAAAGCGGCCAGTCCGTTACCTGGCATGACTCGTGCTACCTCGGCCGCTATCATGCCCTATACGACGCGCCGCGTGCGGTCTTGGCCCGGCTGAACGGGGCGCCGCCCGTGGAGATGGCGCACAGCCGAGCGCAGAGTTTTTGCTGCGGCGGCGGTGGTGCGCGGATGTTCATGGAGGAGAGCGAAGGGACGCGCATCAACCACCACCGTATTGGGGAGGCCGCTGAAAACGGCGCCGCTATCGTCGCGAGCGGCTGCCCCTTCTGCCTGGCGATGCTGGATGACGGGATCAAGGAGAAGGGATGGACTGAAAAACTGCTGGCGCGTGATCTCGCCCAGCTGGTGGCTGAACGCCTAGCTGATTAA
- a CDS encoding electron transfer flavoprotein subunit alpha/FixB family protein, whose protein sequence is MSMILAVAEIQEGHLRKVSREVVTQARLLADAAKGKVTALVIAAPGAAGEAATLGSFGADQVLLAEEERLEAYNGTIYRNLVVAAIKQTSAAVVLFPATSIGRDLSPRVAAATGAALASDCTGLAWQEGGVEVQKPLYAGKVIAEMALSGPLQMVTLRPNLFPAQEVRPGQSAVVVPLVLPDWSSPVALQEVRKRDTSRLDVSDAAIVLTGGRGMRGPEHFKILEEIAGMLDGAVGATRAVVDAGWRPHSEQVGQTGKVVSPDLYLMCGASGSIQHWAGMSGSKCIVAINKDPNAPIMQRADYSVVGDLFEILPLLKEELARLRG, encoded by the coding sequence ATGTCGATGATTTTAGCCGTAGCTGAAATACAGGAGGGGCATCTGCGCAAGGTGAGCCGCGAGGTTGTCACCCAGGCGCGGCTGCTCGCAGACGCTGCAAAGGGTAAGGTAACCGCCCTGGTGATTGCCGCCCCTGGGGCTGCCGGAGAGGCTGCCACCCTGGGCAGCTTCGGCGCCGACCAGGTGCTGCTGGCAGAGGAAGAGCGGCTGGAAGCCTATAACGGAACGATATACCGCAACCTCGTGGTGGCGGCGATCAAGCAGACTTCTGCGGCGGTGGTACTCTTTCCTGCCACCTCGATCGGACGCGATCTCTCGCCGCGGGTCGCTGCCGCTACAGGCGCGGCCCTGGCGAGTGACTGCACTGGACTGGCATGGCAGGAGGGTGGCGTCGAGGTGCAAAAACCGCTCTATGCCGGCAAGGTTATCGCGGAGATGGCGCTTTCTGGGCCGCTCCAGATGGTCACGCTGCGCCCCAACCTCTTTCCGGCGCAGGAAGTTCGTCCCGGGCAGAGCGCCGTTGTGGTGCCGCTCGTCCTGCCAGACTGGTCCAGCCCGGTGGCCCTTCAGGAGGTGCGCAAGCGCGACACCAGCCGCCTGGATGTCAGCGATGCGGCGATCGTTCTGACCGGGGGACGCGGTATGCGCGGCCCTGAGCATTTCAAAATCCTCGAAGAGATCGCCGGCATGCTGGATGGGGCGGTTGGGGCCACGCGCGCGGTGGTCGATGCAGGTTGGCGGCCTCACAGTGAACAGGTGGGGCAGACCGGTAAGGTGGTCTCGCCTGATCTGTATCTTATGTGCGGCGCTTCCGGTTCGATCCAGCACTGGGCGGGAATGTCCGGTTCAAAATGCATCGTCGCCATCAACAAGGATCCCAATGCCCCGATCATGCAGCGCGCCGATTACAGCGTCGTCGGGGATCTTTTCGAGATCCTTCCCCTTTTAAAGGAAGAACTCGCCCGGCTGCGCGGCTGA
- a CDS encoding electron transfer flavoprotein subunit beta/FixA family protein — MKILVLIKQVPDTEALIKPAADGKSIAETGIKYILNPYDEYALEEALRIKEAYPGTTVLAVTLGPARSAEALRSAAAMGADEVLLLKADSVPSDGLATARALATALASHSPDLILTGKEAIDDGNMQVGPMVAELLNLPCLTVVTRLTLTGGMLTAECEADTGTMVFQAPLPAVITCQKGLNEPRYPSIRGKMAAMKMVIPERSITLESGQIRITRLLQPPVRSGGKKVGEGPAVVPELVRLLHSEAKVL, encoded by the coding sequence GTGAAGATCCTGGTGCTCATCAAGCAGGTGCCGGATACCGAAGCCCTGATCAAACCCGCCGCCGATGGCAAAAGTATTGCCGAGACCGGCATCAAGTATATCCTCAATCCCTATGACGAATACGCCCTGGAAGAGGCCCTGCGCATCAAGGAGGCTTATCCCGGCACCACGGTGCTTGCAGTCACCCTTGGACCCGCCCGCAGCGCCGAGGCCTTGCGCAGCGCTGCCGCCATGGGTGCCGACGAGGTGCTGCTCCTCAAGGCGGACAGTGTGCCCTCCGATGGCCTGGCCACCGCCCGGGCGCTCGCAACCGCACTGGCCAGTCATTCCCCTGATCTGATCCTGACGGGCAAGGAGGCCATCGATGACGGAAACATGCAGGTCGGCCCGATGGTGGCCGAACTCCTCAACCTTCCTTGTCTTACCGTAGTCACGCGGTTAACCCTGACGGGCGGCATGCTGACCGCCGAGTGTGAAGCCGACACGGGAACCATGGTCTTTCAGGCACCTTTGCCTGCGGTGATCACCTGCCAAAAGGGGCTGAACGAACCCCGTTACCCCTCGATCCGCGGCAAGATGGCCGCCATGAAAATGGTGATACCCGAACGATCAATTACGCTGGAATCCGGCCAGATACGCATCACCCGTCTGCTTCAGCCGCCGGTGCGTTCCGGAGGGAAAAAGGTTGGCGAAGGCCCTGCCGTCGTGCCGGAGCTGGTCCGCCTGCTCCATTCCGAAGCCAAGGTACTTTAA
- a CDS encoding TetR/AcrR family transcriptional regulator, whose product MNTGKRERILQAAISVFAERGFYNAKMEDIARAAGVAVGTTYLYFENKDDLMISIFEEEMAPIIKRMREAMAAQSTATEKLAAFIRSHLQFVERNPDMAHLLEVEVRFCSKFILGYQGSSFKEYLDLIAAALVEGQITGEFDPAIHPTVFKQLVFGAVDQMATAYTISRSKGFRLSSHAEEITAVFLNGIRKK is encoded by the coding sequence ATGAACACGGGTAAACGAGAAAGAATCCTGCAGGCCGCTATCAGCGTTTTCGCCGAGCGCGGTTTTTATAACGCTAAAATGGAGGATATCGCCCGCGCGGCCGGCGTGGCGGTGGGCACAACCTACCTCTATTTTGAGAACAAGGATGACTTGATGATCTCGATCTTCGAAGAGGAGATGGCCCCGATCATCAAGCGCATGCGGGAGGCCATGGCCGCCCAGTCGACCGCGACAGAAAAACTGGCCGCCTTCATCCGGTCCCATCTCCAGTTCGTTGAGCGCAATCCCGACATGGCCCATCTGCTGGAGGTGGAGGTGCGTTTCTGCAGCAAGTTTATCCTCGGGTATCAGGGCAGCAGTTTCAAGGAATATCTCGATCTCATTGCGGCTGCCCTGGTCGAAGGGCAAATCACCGGGGAGTTCGATCCGGCGATTCACCCAACGGTTTTCAAGCAGCTGGTCTTCGGGGCTGTCGATCAGATGGCCACGGCCTATACCATTTCACGGAGCAAGGGGTTCCGCCTTTCCAGTCATGCCGAAGAGATTACGGCGGTGTTCCTCAACGGCATCCGCAAAAAATGA
- a CDS encoding outer membrane protein transport protein produces MKRVCTVIVTLMLVASSLFAAGVDLTGVGVRSTSMGGNYRAISNDWSGMFWNPAGLVWSKGLKAGVSLEFIKPLSGYTSTAINGALFSGMSASEVNNEDKTFVMPAFGIYSSNEKMAYGIGFWAPFGLGAKWDLLNTSVYNNNYPTFEWEDNLKVLALQPTFAYKLSDQLSAGIGLTLLYADISIRKPNFTPNPVTYNPAYAALKAALGTSAAAPFDQFLSEGLLEGNGMGVGAALGVQFKPVETLTLGASMKWYNDISLDGTLSADTYYAKDPGNVKPTLDFLLSKSMITTAQYQQLLGAYSGVKATAIPKTDVKADLPLPLNAGIGFAWTGVKNLLVSGDIALTQWSSWDVIEIKDTKGNKVNELKENWKDGIRAGLALEYTVLPPANAKVRAAFYSEPRAAVPETMNPTIPDINRRNVIILGFGLPIGPFEAGLMYEHMFIKDVTVEWNPAAPPYENIGGVYSMKVNNLMVGLDYNF; encoded by the coding sequence ATGAAAAGAGTATGTACCGTGATCGTCACCCTGATGCTTGTTGCCAGCAGCCTTTTTGCCGCCGGTGTGGATCTGACCGGCGTCGGTGTGCGCAGCACCAGCATGGGCGGCAATTACCGCGCAATCAGCAACGACTGGAGCGGCATGTTCTGGAATCCGGCCGGACTGGTCTGGAGCAAAGGCCTCAAGGCTGGCGTCAGCCTCGAGTTCATCAAACCGTTATCGGGTTACACTTCCACAGCCATCAACGGCGCTCTGTTCAGCGGCATGTCCGCTTCTGAGGTCAACAACGAGGACAAGACCTTTGTGATGCCGGCCTTTGGCATTTACAGCAGCAACGAGAAGATGGCCTATGGCATCGGGTTCTGGGCTCCCTTCGGTCTCGGGGCCAAATGGGATCTGCTCAACACCAGCGTTTACAACAACAACTATCCCACCTTCGAGTGGGAAGATAACCTCAAGGTGCTGGCACTGCAGCCGACTTTCGCCTACAAACTGAGCGATCAGCTCTCCGCTGGCATCGGTCTGACCCTGCTCTATGCAGACATCTCGATCCGCAAGCCCAATTTCACCCCCAATCCGGTCACCTACAACCCGGCCTACGCCGCCCTGAAGGCTGCCCTTGGCACCTCCGCCGCCGCCCCCTTCGACCAGTTCCTTTCCGAAGGTCTGCTTGAAGGCAATGGTATGGGCGTTGGCGCCGCTCTCGGTGTGCAGTTCAAGCCGGTGGAGACCTTGACCCTGGGCGCCTCGATGAAATGGTACAATGACATCAGTCTGGATGGCACCCTCAGCGCCGATACGTATTACGCCAAGGATCCGGGTAATGTCAAACCCACCCTGGACTTCCTCCTTTCCAAGAGCATGATCACCACCGCCCAGTACCAGCAGTTGCTCGGCGCCTACTCGGGCGTCAAGGCGACCGCGATCCCCAAGACGGATGTCAAGGCGGATCTGCCCCTGCCGTTGAATGCGGGTATCGGCTTTGCCTGGACCGGCGTCAAGAATCTGCTCGTCTCCGGCGACATCGCCCTGACCCAGTGGTCCTCCTGGGATGTCATCGAAATCAAGGATACCAAGGGCAACAAGGTTAATGAGCTGAAAGAGAACTGGAAAGACGGCATCCGCGCCGGTCTGGCCCTCGAATACACCGTGCTTCCCCCGGCCAACGCCAAGGTGCGCGCCGCCTTCTACAGCGAGCCCCGCGCGGCGGTGCCCGAGACCATGAATCCCACCATCCCCGATATCAATCGCCGCAATGTGATCATTCTGGGCTTCGGCCTGCCGATCGGCCCCTTCGAAGCCGGTTTGATGTATGAGCACATGTTCATCAAGGACGTAACTGTCGAGTGGAATCCTGCGGCTCCGCCCTATGAGAACATCGGTGGCGTCTATTCCATGAAGGTCAACAACCTGATGGTCGGTCTGGATTATAATTTCTAG
- a CDS encoding TonB-dependent receptor, whose protein sequence is MHRAHRLLLALPFLFAIGPQPLPAQSSGRISGRVADAKTGEAIPGANVMIAGTVLGANSDPEGRFSINSLAPGSYDLRVSAVGYRPFLRRSIAVAAGAQVQLAVALEQTLIETGEVVVTASKRRQSIEDSPTSVGVMSNRELEQKNQVYLDKALENAAGVNFVGGQINIRGSSGYNYGAGSRVLLLIDGVPVMPGDSGDIKWSMVPASQVDHVEIVKGAGSALYGSSALGGVVNVITKNAAVKPLTHMRLSAGFYDKPMYAEWKWTDRLLHFDDIDIDHSQRIGKSNLMLALGRHQSTGYAQNGWYQRVNGLFKWQRQLTPKATLTLSSHYETNNNGTSLMWRSQSEALSVAKEALGDRVKSDKFGLNLFHRWAANEKFALNTRVSYFRNFWKNYFHDNLNASQANRIGVELQGDYQFSNSNALTFGTEEAWDIVESGLVGNHEQYVLSGYIQNERKLISALALTLGARYDLQKVDTGFKDENLSPKVGLVWHALPWMTLRGSSGSGFRAASMSERFSNSVYSGLQLVPNPTLKSETAWSHEIGASVLLLPLLSLDLSAFRSDYYDLIEPEPTVTQEIRFVNITRARISGLETSVQLQPGIPGLSLTTAWTWMDPRDLDLDATLAYRPRRISQTTLIYRIGPVEMSADYRYIARLDQVKLYPLEDRVAQKTLDLHLTWHYRQWSLGGHLNNARNHNHTQMERTLLPIRNYMLTLSGTI, encoded by the coding sequence ATGCACAGAGCCCATCGACTCTTACTGGCCCTTCCCTTTCTGTTTGCCATCGGGCCCCAGCCGCTGCCGGCGCAGAGCAGTGGCCGAATCAGCGGCCGCGTGGCCGATGCCAAGACCGGCGAGGCCATCCCTGGCGCCAATGTCATGATCGCCGGGACTGTGCTCGGCGCCAACAGCGATCCGGAAGGCCGCTTCAGCATCAACTCGCTGGCGCCGGGCAGCTATGATCTGCGCGTGTCAGCTGTCGGCTACCGCCCCTTTTTACGCAGATCGATTGCCGTTGCCGCGGGGGCACAAGTCCAGCTCGCGGTTGCGCTCGAGCAGACCCTGATCGAAACCGGCGAGGTGGTGGTCACCGCGTCCAAACGCCGCCAGAGCATCGAGGATTCTCCCACCAGCGTCGGCGTCATGAGCAACCGGGAACTCGAACAGAAGAATCAGGTTTATCTGGACAAGGCCCTGGAGAATGCCGCAGGCGTCAATTTTGTCGGCGGACAGATCAACATCCGCGGCTCTTCCGGCTATAACTATGGTGCCGGCAGTCGCGTTCTGTTGCTGATCGACGGTGTACCGGTGATGCCCGGCGACAGCGGCGACATCAAATGGAGCATGGTGCCCGCCAGCCAGGTGGATCATGTCGAGATCGTCAAAGGCGCCGGATCGGCCCTCTATGGCTCAAGCGCCCTCGGCGGCGTCGTCAACGTCATCACTAAAAACGCCGCCGTCAAACCGTTAACCCACATGCGGTTATCGGCGGGTTTCTATGACAAGCCCATGTACGCCGAATGGAAATGGACCGATCGCCTGCTTCACTTCGACGACATCGACATCGACCACTCGCAGCGCATCGGCAAATCCAACCTCATGCTGGCACTCGGACGCCACCAATCCACCGGCTATGCCCAAAACGGCTGGTATCAACGGGTGAACGGGCTTTTCAAATGGCAGCGCCAGCTCACCCCCAAAGCTACCCTGACCCTCTCCAGCCATTATGAGACCAATAACAACGGCACCAGCCTGATGTGGCGCAGCCAGAGCGAAGCCCTCTCGGTGGCCAAGGAGGCGCTTGGAGACCGGGTTAAATCGGACAAATTCGGTCTTAATTTGTTTCATCGCTGGGCCGCCAATGAAAAATTCGCCCTCAACACCCGCGTCTCCTATTTCCGCAATTTCTGGAAGAATTATTTTCACGACAATCTCAACGCTTCGCAGGCCAACCGTATCGGAGTGGAGTTGCAGGGGGATTATCAGTTCTCTAATAGCAATGCCCTCACCTTCGGCACAGAGGAGGCCTGGGACATCGTAGAATCCGGCCTGGTCGGTAATCATGAGCAGTACGTTCTCTCCGGTTATATTCAGAATGAGCGCAAGCTTATCAGCGCCCTCGCGCTGACGCTGGGCGCGCGTTATGACCTGCAAAAGGTAGACACAGGCTTCAAGGATGAAAATCTGAGTCCGAAAGTGGGGCTGGTGTGGCACGCGCTCCCCTGGATGACGCTGCGCGGCTCCTCCGGCAGCGGTTTCCGCGCCGCCTCGATGTCGGAACGTTTTTCCAATTCCGTCTATTCGGGATTGCAGCTGGTCCCCAATCCCACTCTTAAATCCGAGACCGCCTGGTCGCACGAGATCGGTGCCAGCGTGCTTCTCCTCCCTCTGCTGTCGCTGGATCTCAGCGCATTCCGCAGTGATTATTATGATCTGATCGAGCCAGAACCTACGGTCACGCAGGAGATCCGCTTCGTCAACATCACCCGCGCGCGCATCAGCGGACTCGAGACCTCGGTGCAGCTGCAACCGGGGATACCCGGGCTTTCGCTCACAACCGCTTGGACCTGGATGGATCCGCGCGATCTCGATCTCGACGCGACTCTGGCTTACCGGCCGCGTCGAATCTCCCAGACGACCCTGATCTACCGCATTGGCCCCGTGGAAATGAGCGCCGACTACCGTTACATCGCGCGGCTGGACCAGGTCAAGCTCTACCCCCTTGAGGACCGGGTGGCGCAAAAGACACTCGACCTGCACCTGACCTGGCACTACCGGCAATGGTCGCTTGGCGGCCATCTCAACAACGCCCGCAACCACAACCATACCCAGATGGAGCGCACCTTGTTGCCCATCCGCAATTATATGCTCACCTTGAGTGGGACGATCTGA
- a CDS encoding peptidase: protein MRLFIFWGVLMTFFLTLTGCKQTGDFPKKLPAAEVKAELDKLAPVALDCDLSRLLPADKSALAEILRAAKIIDQLYRLQVSPENPALLKKLQDDRSPASQPYLEMFLVMAGPWNRLQHDAPFLTGTAKPAGAGFYPIDITREEFEAWIAAHPEQKASFESNFTVIQRHGRELVAVPYHTVWHPLIESLTSHLEAAAKSTTDPTLAHFLRLRADGLRKDDYYESDMAWMDLTGDLEVVIGPYEVYEDGLYNYKASYEAFVCLVDHAESRKLEAVGAHLNELEANLPIPDRYKNFKRGGASPVKVVEEIYSAGQSGVQTTAFNLPNDERVREAKGSKKVMLKNIAKAKYESCWMPIVQTVLAPKPLTAVSFEAYFNHVLMHEVSHGLGPGMITLSSGERVDVAKTLKELYSTIEECKADVLGILNMKRLMEKGIFPAEMEYPMYASYLGGMLRSIRFGINEAHGGGVAIQWNYCFDKGAFLQDENGKLTLDETKMLPVLTSLAHELLMFQAIGDYEGAKKFIEMYRKMTPVMQQMVEALKEVPVDIRPSYPVLAQFGL, encoded by the coding sequence ATGCGATTATTTATTTTTTGGGGCGTGCTGATGACCTTTTTCCTGACGTTGACGGGTTGCAAGCAAACGGGGGATTTTCCCAAAAAGCTCCCCGCTGCTGAGGTTAAGGCCGAGCTTGACAAGCTCGCCCCGGTCGCTCTGGACTGCGACCTTTCCCGGCTTTTACCCGCAGACAAATCGGCCCTAGCGGAGATCCTCCGCGCCGCCAAAATTATCGACCAGCTCTATCGCTTGCAGGTCAGCCCCGAAAATCCCGCGCTTCTGAAAAAGCTGCAAGACGACAGATCGCCGGCCAGTCAGCCCTATCTGGAGATGTTCCTGGTGATGGCAGGTCCCTGGAACCGGCTGCAACATGATGCCCCCTTCCTGACCGGTACAGCTAAGCCCGCTGGTGCCGGGTTCTACCCAATAGACATAACCCGGGAAGAGTTTGAAGCCTGGATTGCTGCCCATCCGGAACAGAAAGCCTCCTTTGAATCCAATTTCACCGTCATCCAACGCCACGGTCGCGAACTCGTAGCGGTGCCGTATCACACCGTTTGGCATCCCCTGATCGAGTCCCTCACCAGCCATCTCGAGGCGGCTGCCAAATCGACCACCGATCCGACGCTGGCCCATTTCCTGCGCCTGCGCGCCGATGGCCTACGCAAGGACGATTATTACGAGAGCGATATGGCCTGGATGGATTTGACAGGCGATCTGGAGGTGGTGATCGGCCCCTATGAGGTTTACGAGGATGGACTGTATAACTACAAGGCCTCGTACGAGGCCTTCGTATGCCTCGTCGACCATGCGGAGAGCCGCAAGCTGGAGGCGGTCGGCGCCCATCTCAACGAACTTGAGGCCAATCTGCCCATCCCTGACCGTTACAAGAATTTCAAACGCGGCGGCGCGTCACCAGTCAAGGTGGTCGAGGAGATCTATTCTGCCGGCCAATCGGGTGTGCAGACTACTGCATTCAACCTGCCCAACGACGAGCGCGTGCGCGAAGCCAAGGGATCCAAAAAGGTAATGCTCAAAAACATTGCCAAAGCCAAATATGAATCCTGCTGGATGCCGATTGTTCAGACCGTCCTGGCACCCAAACCCCTCACCGCTGTCTCATTCGAAGCCTATTTCAACCACGTTTTGATGCACGAAGTGAGCCATGGGTTGGGACCCGGCATGATAACCTTGTCCAGCGGCGAACGCGTCGATGTCGCTAAAACCCTGAAGGAGCTTTATTCAACGATCGAGGAGTGCAAGGCCGACGTACTGGGGATTCTCAATATGAAACGATTGATGGAGAAGGGGATTTTTCCGGCAGAAATGGAGTATCCCATGTACGCCAGCTATCTTGGCGGGATGCTGCGCTCGATCCGGTTCGGGATCAACGAAGCTCATGGCGGCGGTGTTGCCATTCAGTGGAATTACTGCTTCGACAAGGGCGCCTTCCTTCAGGATGAAAACGGCAAGCTGACCCTGGATGAGACCAAAATGCTGCCGGTGCTGACCAGCCTTGCACACGAACTGCTGATGTTCCAGGCTATCGGCGATTATGAGGGTGCGAAAAAGTTTATCGAAATGTACCGAAAAATGACGCCGGTGATGCAGCAGATGGTGGAAGCCCTGAAGGAGGTGCCTGTGGACATCCGGCCCTCCTATCCGGTACTCGCACAGTTCGGCCTGTAA
- a CDS encoding isoprenylcysteine carboxylmethyltransferase family protein, with protein sequence MAYLSRFSLRVVGSHGFYRFFAWECMLILLLLNVKEWFNTPLAWHQLISWLLLSLSLIVLMMGAEGLIRRGKPGKGREDETHLFEFERTSQLVESGIYRYIRHPLYSSLFWLSWGIFFKQPGWIGFFLSLAASFFLYFTAKADEAECIQFFGAEYTEYMKRSKRFLPFVF encoded by the coding sequence ATGGCCTACCTTTCGCGGTTTTCGCTGAGGGTTGTGGGCTCTCATGGTTTTTACCGCTTCTTTGCATGGGAGTGTATGCTCATATTGTTGCTGCTTAACGTGAAGGAGTGGTTCAACACGCCGTTGGCCTGGCATCAGTTGATCTCCTGGCTGCTTTTGTCTCTCTCCTTGATAGTACTCATGATGGGCGCCGAGGGTTTGATCCGGCGGGGTAAACCTGGGAAGGGCCGCGAAGACGAAACGCATCTGTTTGAATTTGAAAGAACCTCGCAGCTGGTTGAAAGCGGAATTTACCGCTATATCCGTCATCCGCTCTACAGCTCGCTTTTTTGGCTGAGCTGGGGTATCTTTTTCAAGCAACCCGGCTGGATCGGCTTTTTTCTGTCCCTTGCCGCGAGCTTCTTTCTCTATTTCACTGCCAAGGCGGATGAGGCTGAATGCATTCAATTTTTCGGGGCGGAATACACCGAGTATATGAAAAGGAGCAAACGTTTTTTGCCCTTTGTTTTTTAA